One region of Eriocheir sinensis breed Jianghai 21 chromosome 36, ASM2467909v1, whole genome shotgun sequence genomic DNA includes:
- the LOC127007833 gene encoding uncharacterized protein LOC127007833: MRVPAVLLVVAWVAGVCLCRPEDTASPECEEGEEEECFNLARQYTGTHGTDDHDHDHDHDHDEMHDMGAMGGMGGEDDMGGMDEMDDMDDMDGMGDMDMDDMDGMGDMGGGDDMDGMGMGGMGDVDGVDDMDDVDMDGVGDMDDMDDMGGRDVRSVMDGMGFMGGMGYMGSGDMREDDGVTDDDVEHVRVSGDEDEDTTTTTTTDPPSTPPSIPSSPIGPPKSHLTSTKPPDDLNTETTDSTTDSTPETSTPLAPVGPPVHHLARQGPKGVSLRRPRPGPFPTPHRSPLLVGLIGFTLRGANNTRKRGRVTFKTILYNLSKGWKASSNSFIAPLYGFYLFSVHATSTRNSSFKLALSVNGVPQVFAYASRGFRHGCVSAVLRLKPGWVVTLDLQRGAIYEPPGRKDYTVLTGLIVSIDLRKRYADEGRIRYRKFL, from the exons ATGAGGGTGCCGgcggtgctgctggtggtggcgtgggtggcgggcGTGTGCCTCTGCCGGCCCGAGGATACGGCTTCCCCCGAgtgcgaggagggggaggaggaggagtgcttcaACCTGGCCAGACAATACACCGGGACTCATGGTACTGATGACCATGACCACGACCATGACCATGACCACGATGAGATGCACGATATGGGTGCGATGGGTGGTATGGGGGGTGAGGATGATATGGGGGGCATGGATGAGATGGATGATATGGATGACATGGATGGTATGGGCGATATGGATATGGATGATATGGATGGCATGGGTGATATGGGTGGCGGGGATGATATGGATGGCATGGGTATGGGTGGCATGGGTGATGTGGATGGGGTGGATGATATGGATGATGTGGACATGGATGGCGTGGGTGATATGGATGACATGGATGATATGGGTGGGAGGGATGTTAGGAGCGTTATGGATGGTATGGGTTTTATGGGTGGCATGGGTTATATGGGTAGTGGTGATATGCGTGAGGATGATGGCGTGACGGATGACGATGTGGAGCATGTGAGAGTCAGcggagacgaggacgaggacaccacaaccaccaccaccactgaccccccctccacccccccttccatcccctcctctcccatcggTCCACCCAAGAGCCACCTCACCTCGACTAAACCACCGGATGACCTCAACACAGAGACCACCGATTCCACCACCGACTCCACTCCTGAAACCTCTACCCCCCTCGCCCCTGTTGGCCCACCTGTGCACCACCTAGCGCGTCAGGGGCCAAAAGGGGTCAGTCTGAGGCGGCCAAGACCGGGTCCCTTCCCCACACCTCATCGTTCGCCCCT CCTGGTTGGCCTGATCGGCTTCACCCTGCGAGGCGCCAACAACACCAGGAAGCGTGGCAGAGTGACGTTCAAA ACTATCCTGTATAACCTCAGTAAAGGATGGAAGGCGTCTTCAAACTCCTTCATCGCACCTTTGTACGGATTTTACCTCTTCAGCGTCCACGCCACCTCCACCAGGAACAGCAGCTTCAA GTTGGCGCTGTCGGTGAACGGCGTGCCTCAGGTATTCGCCTACGCCTCCCGCGGCTTCCGGCACGGCTGCGTCTCGGCCGTGCTGCGCCTCAAGCCCGGCTGGGTTGTGACCCTCGACCTGCAGCGCGGCGCCATCTACGAGCCCCCCGGCAGGAAGGACTACACAGTGCTCACCGGGCTCATCGTCAGCATAGACTTACGGAAGCGGTACGCAGACGAAGGCAGGATCAGATACCGGAAATTTTTGTAG